Part of the Cryptococcus neoformans var. grubii H99 chromosome 2, complete sequence genome is shown below.
GGAGGGATGAGTCTTTTCTGAGCAAGGAGAATACATCAAGTGGGGGACAGGCGAGAGTGAATGAAgcaggaaaagggaaatgaAAGAGCTATATGAGGGTTAGAAGAGTTGATCTGTTGATCCGGTTTTGTTTTATCCCCAAAGGGGAGTGTAgcgtcttctttccagccAGCAAGATATAACTTTGGAACTTCAAAATCATGTAGCAAGTAGTACAATCTTGAGGTAGATATATCTTTAATGCGTATTCATTTCTGTATATCATGCGTGTTAAATCGTTTCGTTCCATTCATGCATAAGCCAAAACACTGAAGTATGAATATGACAAGATTAATAGATGATAATATAGTAGCCTTATAACATGTCCCCAATTTCGACATTACCCATTCCCTAAAGCATATATACAGTGACATAGACCCAGTAATCCTTACACTTCCTCAAATTCTAACAACAGAGCAAATCTTACGCAGAAGTCTCATTCGCTTCTCGATAAGAGATCTCGACGTCTGTAACATAGCCTTTGAACTTGCGTGGGTTGACCTTTTTCTCAAATCTGAATGAAACAAAACGCAACCCAGGAGGTCAGTCAAGCTATCGCTTTAGATGCTAGAGAGTAAAGAAGGGTTGACTTACAGCTCGTCGATCTCGGCGGGCGTTCTACGGGCAACTTCAGGAAGGATAAACCACCCAACAACAGTAGCGACCGAGCCCGTTCCGGCGAAGCTATAAACCTCTCCATCAGTACCAAATTTGGTTTTCAGATTACAATCCCTTCGGGATATGATCCTCATCAAAAGAAGGGCAGATGGAGAATTACTTACAAGAATCCCGTCTTGACATTCCATTTAGCCGTACCATTAAGCATAAGCGGAGTGCAGAAAGAGAACATGATGGCAATCATGTTGGACAACGCAAGACCCCAGCCTGCGGTTTGGGCTCGAAGTCGTTGAGTGGGAATTTCGGCAGCATAGGCGTAGCCGATGGCAGAAGCACCAGTAGTTGAGAAGGTGGCGAGacaggcgaagaagatctGTGACAAAGTTTAGTCAGACAAGGATTCTTCATTTCGACATATAAATGGAAAGAAAGGACTGGACGTACGAGGAGAGAACCGAGAGATTTGCTTGAGTAGTCGAAACAGCCGATAATACCAAGCGCAAGAACGGAGAGGACAGTAATTCCATATGGGTAGACAGTGAGCGGTCGACGGCCGATATTGTCACTTAGAGAGACGGTGATGAGCATAGAAATAAGTTGGACACaggagaggatgacggTAACGAGGAATGGGTTGCTGTTACCCGCAAGTTGGACTGTTTAAGAGGATTAGCGGTGTCACATTGAAGGTTGATCACTATGGAGGGGGAGAGCGGAGAGGGCAAGAGGATGATTAAGCTTACAGAAATAGGTAGCGTAAGTGTTGAAGACAGAGAGACTATTGAGAAACGGTCTAAGCGACTCGGCGTGAAGAGGTAACTAGTACGAACGTACCCAACGAATTGTTGAATCATTTTCGGCCATGAAGCAATGAACAGACGGAATAAATTGCTCCCCTTGAATACTGCCCAttgaccttcttgtccttgacGTTTGGCGATGATcttggcttcttccaatGTAGCTGTCATGATGGCCTATGTTTATATTCCATCAGGTACGATTCACGCGATTCGATTTACGAGGCATACTGAcaatttcttcttcaacggAGTAGCCTTGGAGATGACCTTGGTATCTTGATAACATCTTGGAACCCTTTTCGAGCTTGCCTTTACTGACAAGCCACCAAGGAGATtcggggaggaagaggaagacaatACCCATGACACCGACCATTGGCCACTACCCGTTAATTACTTGATCAGCTCTGGAAAAAAATACTCTGATGGAATTGATAAAAGAGGAACATACCTGAGTGTAAATGGCAGTTCGGAAATCGTCAGGCTTCATTTCGTTCAGTTCATTGAGCGCGATAGAGGCTGCAAGTTGACCGAGGCAGAACCAGCTAGCTAGGTTGtcaactttttctttcgTCTACCAAGGGTAAATGGGGTAAATGGAGTAAAACGGTGCAAAACTCACAATGAGTAGgcgttgatgaagaaaccTCGAAGTTGAGTAGGCGCTACTTCACTCAAGTAGACTGGCATCGTTGCTTGCAACATACCGACACCTATACCAGAGAAAAGTTTGGCCACAAGCCAATGGGACCAGTGGCTAGCAAAGGTTTCGGCGAATATGGAAGCTACGAGGAAGCCCCAAAGGATATAGAGGGCATATTTTCGACCAAGAGCGTCGGTAGCATATTGAAGAAACTGATATTGAGTCAGCTTTCGTTCGACTTCGAGGAAACTGGTAAATGAAGTAGGAGACGTACGATTTGTCCTACGGTTTGACCGGCAGATTGGATACCCCCCCATGCAGAGACGTACTTTCCGTCAATGGCTTTAGTACCTGGGGCTGCCATCTGCCGAATGAAACCTTTGTTGGAGACGATACCACCGTTCAAGTTGATTTCTGATGTACAGTCTGAGTGGTATTGCGGCTCAATCTTAGGTATATGACTTACGATAACCGTCAAGTGAAGCACTGAAGGCCGCTGCCATGGCAACGAAACCTAAGAGTTTGTATTGCTTGAGAGCTTGGAGAGTGCCCAAGTCGGCAAACTTGGACCTCATCTGCACCACCTCGCCCTTGGACATGGTCTTTCGAATTTCTTCGGCCGTTTGAAGACGTTCAGTGTGAATGACCTCATTGTCTTTCTCATTCATTTCGAGAGGGATAGCTTGAATATCGTGGAACCCCGAGTGAGGGTGCTGTTGATCGGAGGTCATGATTAAAAAACGCAGGATTGAAAAAGTGAATGTCTTTGAATGCGAGGGAGAAGCTTGGAAATGTGAAGAGGAGCTGCAATGGAAGTATTAACTCGTGAAGATCGAGGTATATATGGCCAGTTTGGGTTTGGAGCAGCGTCATGTCATTGTTTGAAAGCGAAAGTAAATATCGCTCTTCTACCCGATGATCCGGAGAGGCAGGTGGAAAATTAAACCGCTTGGTCtgttctttttcctctcgTCAATCAAGGATATTTCCCTATGCGAAAGTTGTTCCTCTTTACAGCTCGAATCCTCAACAGGccgaaaggaggaagactAGCTGTTCGTTCCTGTCATGTTCCTGTGTAAATGCGTAAAACCCCGCAAAATTCGAAGCAAAACCCTACAACATCCCGACAAACCATCTAGGGATCCCAATGGGTCCCACTCGGAGTCCCAATAATTGAACCCCTGACTGATCTGAGGAGATTGTGGTTTAGTCTTGTGGATTATGGATTGTGTGAGTAAGGTGATGATTTATTATTATACCGGGAAACGTCATGCTCGGACCGGCAATTCAAAAAGCCTTTCGGGCTTTTTACCAAGTTTCTGGGTACGCCTCAGCCCTAGATGCATTCCTCAAGACCGCGAGGGATCAATTGATTATCTTGCGTGTTTACCGTGCTTTTTTGGGCAACACGCTCTGAGCCTGCTGACATTCTCATTATTGTGGTATGATGCATCGAATCTTTTTGTCTTTCTGGCGTGCAGAAACAGATATGTTCctcccctcttcttccgtgCTGCGCCCTACGCCTCCACGATCGCTGCCACTGATGTCGGGCCGAGAACTTCATACTCGTGGAAAGTTCGGACAAAGAAAGCCCCgagttttcttttttagGCCCTCTGggcttctccttcccctcgTATTCCTTGCACATGCACACCATCGATGGCATGAATTTTAACAGCGCAAGAACCAAATGACAGCTATTGTTAACATACTCCAACATTGAGAATGAGATTTGAATGGATTGCGGTGGGGTGATGATCTGCAAGTGGAAAGATGAGTTTTGCATTGCGTCATTCATCGGAAGATTGCCGTGCTAGTACTACTTCATCCTTCGTTATCTTCCATGATGTCCCCTTCTTAAAAGTAATCAGCTACTACTGTGGTCATTAGCCACCACTAGCATAGAAACTATTATTATGCGGATTTGTTTCTCATGATTTTACTCTCTCTACTTGACGACTGTAATAACAAGTCTAATAACAAATCTTCTGACCGCTTATTATTGCGCTGCGGAGGCACCACGCACtgtcgtcatcttcttacATGACAGTGGATGTATCAACGATGATTGTATGTACTTTTGTGGGCCAGTACTACCGATGTAGCAATCTAGTCCACGGGCCAAGTTGTAATACGTTCTAAAAATACTTAcgcctttcctttccttctaACATTTGATGAACATTTGATCGCAAGCACTAGGGGAAAAAAATTACTATGGTAAACAGACGGGTCATTCGCCCCTCATGTCATGCGCATATCATCGTTTTCCCTACACCCATGCTTGTTCTCAACCATTCATAATTGCGTTACCCAAAACCCTTTAATAATTAACCAACAAGATCCAACAAGATTGAAAATAGGAATACACTACACTTGCAAGCAGTGAACACATCATATCATCGCCTCACCCTGGAACAAACCCGCTGGTAAATCAAACCAGCTATATAAATCCTCTAAACCAGGCTGCACCGCCCAAGCAGGTACCTGGCTCAAATCCGGCTCTGGAGGAGAAACATGCGGTGTTTCTTGCATGTTGGTATTAACCGCCGAGTAGGCCGTGCGACGCAAGTCGAGAAGGACATGGATAGCGTCCGGAagggaggatgatggattgGTGGAGAGGGTATTGAGCCATTTACGTTTGGCACGTTCGAGAAGCTTAACGTATTGTGCTGAAAGAGATGTTAGCTAGCGTAcaggggagaaagaaatggGGCATACTGGCAAGATCCCAATACTCGGATTGCTCTTTCAATGATGCTATGATCCCTTCAAAATCCTCATCCGGTTGAGTGTGATGGTTCAAAAACGCATGGACTTGTATATTTGTCAATTTACTTCGTATCAATCTCTATCTGACAGCGAAACTCACCAAACAATACCCTCGCAGCAACCCAACATCCCCATATGAACAGAGGTGACGACGCTGTCACCCAACCTATTGATCGAGCAGTGTTTGCGAGCTTTGCCATGGAGCGAGCGGAAGAGAGGCAGGTTGAGACGTAAGGTTCTTGTGGTTCGCCGTTGGATAGAGCGGGGTATGCATATGAAGCGTTTAATTTGAGTAACGTCCTGTATGGTTGGTTAATGAAGTCTGGCATGGTGGAAAAAGGTAAATACAGGGGTGTACGTACGAATAATAGATCGCATGGATCATGAGTCTCATTCCAGGTGGTTGTATCCTGTTAATGGGTCTCATGGAGAACCACCTCGTAGCAGTTGTCGTAAGAGTCAAGGTCATATCCTTCCTGCTCTCCAACCCTCTCGCATCGCCGAGAGCTATCTTCTCCCCTTGGAGAGTATGCGCCCTTCCTAGCAAGTCGAGCGCTTCGACGAGGTAGGCCATAGGGCTAACATCTTCGAGCTTGAGGTCTATCGGTTCTTGGTGAAGTACGGAGCGGAACAGGGGTGTCTGATACCATTCCTAAGGGGCTATTAGGTCAAGCTtcaaggaaagaaaaaagggagggaagagaccCACAGATTGCGCCCAAATAGAGTCTGAGCACGGTAACCTCCTCTTAATATCAAAATCCGGCAGCGCAAAATCCCACCCTGTCGAAACACAGACGTATCTATCCAGGGCAAAAATTAACCAAAACAATCTTCTCCTAGACTCATCCTCGTGCCATGTCGACGGCGGGGGGATGATACTCGTCCGACTCAAGCTAGGCATCGGTGTTCGTCCTAGCCAAGGGTTCGGGTCCTCCTCTGTCGACAGTCCTAGATGTACCGCCGACCGAGTTAGAAGGGCGAGAATCCCCCAGCTGCTTGGGCCTTGGTCGGAGCCTATTAGGTCTAGAGCTagaagggcaagagctTGGAGGGATGAGATAGATGTTGATTCGATAGCATGCGCAAGAACGTGTTGTTTCGCCTTTTGCTTGATTAACTGTTTACTCGTCGCTATTCTCGGGTCCCTTGAAAGCCTCAGGGAGACAACGACAATGGCATGATGTACTATATTCCAAGGCGGATGGAAGTCGGGTGGTGAAGGGGACAGTATAGGCGCCCAAGGGTGGATatgggtgaagaagaggccGATGAGATCGCGGACAATATCGTCTGAAGGCAGGACTTGAGGATCCATGAAAGACGCTGGAGAGGACATGTTGACATTTGGCGATGCAGAAACGTTGAATGAAGGACGGTCGAACTGCCCGCCAGTTgtagaaggagaagggtcgGTAGGAAAAGGATTTGGGTTCGACATGACGCTCGATATAGAAGTGGGAATTTGTTGGGTGGAGATACCGATACCGCCTGAGAGGGAATTTGAAGACATGTGTCCTGGATGGcttggaggtggagggggatACATTCCTTGCGGATTGGATTGGTGTAAAGGATCGGAGAGAGGGGTATTATTCTGGTCGTAGGCAAAGGGTGGGCCGGCAATGTGCATTTGGGAAAGACGGGCTTCGTACTCGGCTAGTCGAGATTCATAACCGTCCATTCGGTCCTCTAGAAGTTCTATCGGCATCTGTCAGTCTCTTTTGGGCCAAACAGATTGAGTTAACTCGCCAACACGTTTGATCATCTCCATACCTGTGCCCGGCCTTAATCCAGGTTTCTGTTTGGGAGGATAATAGCAGCTATCGGGGCTTTTTGCACAGTTCAAGCACGTTGGCTTAGTTGAATCACACTCTATCCTATAATCAGTACATTCCTTCAGGTCTGGCAACGAGGCACAACTCACTGATCTTTTTGCTTCGACACGGCGCGCAGGTGATTGAGAGCGCGGGTGGAATAAGAGGTTTTTGGGagtcaccaccaccaaagGATTGTGACCTCAGGCTCGGAACCTTAGGCATAGTACGATATGTCGGACCTGTGAGACGTTGCTTGGTGCTGTTGAATATTGGACTTGCCAAGTCGAAAGTCAGTTGCAAAGCAACTAGATGCCTCTGACTATTTGTCTTAGTTCTGCTTGCGGACTGGAAGAAGTCGGCAATTACTTTGTTCTACTCGACGCGGGGCCGTGGGAGCTGCAAAGAGGGGGCCCGGAATTTTCAGGATTTCAGGATGTGCGATAATTTGCCGATGGTGGTTGTGCTGCGGCCAGAAGGGATTAATAAGTGAATGGACGGTCGTAGCGGTTGCTGGATGAGACGTAGCGGTTGGGCACTGTAAGCTGGTTGAAAGTGCACAACTGGGGTATTTAACTATCTGGAGGTATATGCATTCCAAGCGAAATCAAAGAAACAATGAGAAGAACCGATGGTGCTTGTGCGGCCTGGCACCCTCCTCCGGATAATTCGGCAAGCTGTTTTCGGTACCCAGAAACCTTTTTCATGAGTCATCACCCTATACATGTAACGGAACATCTAAAAATCAACATCCTTTAAGGTCTTCCCTTCAGCCTCTACAGGCAACGCAGCTACAACTACAGTAACCCATTTTGCTCCATCCGATCCGGCTTCCCAAGCATGTAGAGTTCCTGTCTGAATCACCAGCTCTCCAGCTTTAATCAAAGT
Proteins encoded:
- a CDS encoding sugar transporter, yielding MTSDQQHPHSGFHDIQAIPLEMNEKDNEVIHTERLQTAEEIRKTMSKGEVVQMRSKFADLGTLQALKQYKLLGFVAMAAAFSASLDGYQINLNGGIVSNKGFIRQMAAPGTKAIDGKYVSAWGGIQSAGQTVGQIFLQYATDALGRKYALYILWGFLVASIFAETFASHWSHWLVAKLFSGIGVGMLQATMPVYLSEVAPTQLRGFFINAYSFWFCLGQLAASIALNELNEMKPDDFRTAIYTQWPMVGVMGIVFLFLPESPWWLVSKGKLEKGSKMLSRYQGHLQGYSVEEEIAIMTATLEEAKIIAKRQGQEGQWAVFKGSNLFRLFIASWPKMIQQFVGLSVFNTYATYFFQLAGNSNPFLVTVILSCVQLISMLITVSLSDNIGRRPLTVYPYGITVLSVLALGIIGCFDYSSKSLGSLLIFFACLATFSTTGASAIGYAYAAEIPTQRLRAQTAGWGLALSNMIAIMFSFCTPLMLNGTAKWNVKTGFFFAGTGSVATVVGWFILPEVARRTPAEIDELFEKKVNPRKFKGYVTDVEISYREANETSA